Proteins encoded together in one Alteribacter keqinensis window:
- a CDS encoding polysaccharide deacetylase family protein, with the protein MKAYIVSLSILSFFLLTSCSMEDEPEEIVKKIKSGYDGVDIVTEVLEGETYRYSLSYPSLENEEADAEVSGYVEKTKSSFLEKADESPESGAMPLVMTFSSNIEKVLDGNYYSFIFTHDYYLGDANGMVHRTAMTLDTKTMEPVEIETLIDEHYLEVLSGLVKKEMREKYEDAVLDEHIDEFTAPVKENFTDFSLTENGIVFTYDKYEWTKGSAGAPMVEVPFEDLEDVMDEEFLKTVAGKERGSIPEEEPAGEEQTGAPGSGDEEAGGVPKKQVALTYDDGPHSEHTTELLRHLDEFDAKATFFLLGSHVESHPSIVKEISASGHEIGNHTWNHPDLTTLEPDQVAKEIQATNEIIYKVTGEKPTVFRPPYGASDDTVGQALTEPEILWTLDTFDWQTESPEEITKVVMSEVTDGSIILLHDIHERSIKASRIILEELKEEGYEFVTVSELIDP; encoded by the coding sequence ATGAAAGCATATATCGTTTCTTTATCAATTCTTTCATTCTTTCTGTTGACCTCCTGTTCAATGGAGGACGAACCTGAGGAAATTGTTAAAAAAATAAAGTCAGGCTATGACGGTGTTGATATCGTTACTGAAGTACTCGAGGGTGAGACCTACCGCTACTCCCTTTCATACCCTTCTTTGGAAAACGAGGAAGCAGATGCGGAAGTTTCCGGCTACGTGGAAAAAACAAAATCGTCTTTTCTTGAAAAGGCAGACGAGTCTCCTGAAAGCGGGGCGATGCCTCTCGTGATGACGTTCTCTTCTAATATTGAGAAAGTATTGGACGGGAACTATTATTCTTTCATTTTTACACACGACTACTATCTGGGGGATGCCAATGGCATGGTTCACCGGACTGCCATGACCCTGGATACGAAAACAATGGAACCCGTTGAAATTGAGACCCTCATTGATGAACACTACCTGGAAGTTCTTTCCGGCCTTGTTAAAAAAGAAATGCGGGAAAAATACGAGGACGCGGTTTTGGATGAACACATAGATGAATTCACCGCCCCGGTAAAAGAAAACTTTACTGACTTTTCCCTGACTGAAAACGGGATTGTTTTTACTTATGATAAATACGAGTGGACAAAAGGGTCTGCAGGAGCGCCTATGGTGGAGGTTCCGTTTGAGGACCTGGAAGACGTGATGGACGAAGAGTTTCTGAAGACTGTGGCTGGTAAGGAGAGAGGCAGTATTCCTGAAGAAGAGCCGGCAGGGGAAGAACAAACCGGAGCGCCCGGGAGCGGGGATGAGGAAGCTGGGGGTGTGCCCAAAAAACAGGTAGCCCTGACTTATGATGACGGCCCCCATTCGGAGCATACCACTGAGCTCCTTCGTCACCTGGATGAATTTGATGCAAAGGCAACCTTTTTCCTTCTTGGAAGCCACGTGGAATCCCATCCCTCTATTGTAAAAGAGATATCCGCATCGGGACATGAAATCGGCAACCATACGTGGAATCACCCCGATTTAACAACGTTGGAGCCGGATCAGGTTGCAAAGGAAATCCAGGCTACAAATGAAATCATTTATAAGGTTACGGGGGAAAAGCCAACAGTTTTTCGCCCTCCGTACGGTGCCAGTGATGACACAGTAGGCCAGGCACTTACAGAGCCGGAGATTCTCTGGACCCTTGATACCTTCGACTGGCAGACAGAAAGCCCTGAGGAAATTACGAAAGTGGTGATGTCTGAGGTGACTGACGGCTCGATCATCCTTTTGCACGACATCCACGAGAGGTCCATTAAAGCCTCACGGATCATTTTAGAAGAATTAAAGGAAGAAGGCTATGAGTTTGTGACCGTATCAGAGCTCATAGACCCATAA
- a CDS encoding SDR family oxidoreductase: protein MENVKDKVVVITGASSGIGEAIALLAAEAGAKVVLAARRTDKLEQLSSRIESETAQKSLVVKTDVTNRTEVEQLVEKAKQEFDSVDVLVNNAGVMQLSFMKNDKVDEWERMVDVNIKGVLFGIHASLPAMLEQGGGQIINVSSVAGHEVFPSSAVYSATKYAVRALSMGMEKELSKAGVRVTNISPGAVESELTEHITDEDVIAMFKDRDMNKLKAVDIANAVVYAIGQPASVNVNEVVVRPMQS, encoded by the coding sequence ATGGAAAATGTAAAAGACAAGGTTGTTGTTATTACAGGAGCAAGCAGCGGAATCGGCGAGGCGATTGCTTTACTAGCCGCAGAAGCTGGTGCAAAGGTTGTTCTTGCAGCACGACGGACGGACAAGCTTGAACAATTGTCATCTCGAATTGAATCAGAAACCGCACAAAAGTCACTTGTTGTGAAAACCGATGTGACAAACAGAACGGAAGTTGAGCAGCTCGTTGAAAAGGCGAAACAGGAATTTGACAGTGTTGATGTGCTTGTGAATAATGCAGGTGTGATGCAATTGTCATTTATGAAAAACGACAAGGTCGATGAATGGGAAAGAATGGTCGATGTGAATATCAAAGGGGTTCTTTTCGGCATCCATGCGTCACTTCCGGCCATGCTGGAACAGGGCGGCGGTCAGATTATTAACGTCTCCAGTGTTGCCGGGCACGAAGTTTTCCCTTCAAGTGCCGTTTACAGTGCCACGAAATACGCGGTTCGCGCACTGTCCATGGGGATGGAAAAAGAGCTGTCCAAAGCCGGTGTCCGGGTAACAAACATTTCACCTGGTGCTGTGGAATCTGAGCTCACAGAACACATCACGGATGAGGATGTCATTGCTATGTTTAAAGACCGTGACATGAACAAGCTTAAGGCGGTGGATATTGCCAATGCCGTTGTCTATGCGATCGGACAGCCCGCTTCTGTAAATGTGAACGAAGTGGTTGTGCGCCCGATGCAGTCGTAA
- the rpsN gene encoding 30S ribosomal protein S14 yields MAKKAMVERQKKRERLVEQYAEKRRELKEKGDYAALAKLPRNSSPTRLNNRCKVTGRPRGYLRKFEMSRIALRELAHRGQVPGVKKSSW; encoded by the coding sequence ATGGCTAAGAAAGCAATGGTCGAACGCCAGAAAAAACGCGAGAGATTAGTAGAACAATATGCAGAGAAACGACGTGAGCTGAAAGAGAAAGGAGATTATGCAGCCCTGGCAAAGCTGCCCCGCAACTCCTCTCCAACACGTTTGAACAACCGTTGTAAAGTAACAGGCAGACCAAGAGGCTACCTGCGCAAATTTGAAATGTCCCGGATTGCACTTCGGGAGCTTGCCCACAGAGGACAGGTTCCTGGTGTTAAAAAATCAAGCTGGTAA
- a CDS encoding permease prefix domain 1-containing protein, whose translation MENREKAKHNRVHRYLDDVFANMGESQQLYDLKEELATNMKEKIADYKIRGLDEDQAFKEAAASMGDLTGLVEDMRKAGQDETKQTVYSSWTNRIGATGIVIGSLLILFGLLTPLMLYFMNAPAVSVVGASIFAVAGGTVLTYGALTMDTKKKFAMNRIRALLYTAAVGLVLFGIFAAGTSGFATNEAFIAVAASMSFLLGGVGLFLALFFTGNDRRKKQ comes from the coding sequence ATGGAAAATCGTGAAAAAGCAAAACACAACAGAGTCCACCGGTACTTGGACGATGTTTTTGCAAATATGGGAGAAAGTCAGCAACTGTATGATTTAAAAGAGGAACTGGCTACAAATATGAAGGAGAAAATAGCCGACTACAAAATCCGGGGACTCGATGAAGATCAGGCGTTCAAGGAAGCGGCTGCATCTATGGGAGATCTCACAGGCCTCGTTGAGGATATGAGAAAAGCAGGACAGGATGAAACGAAACAGACTGTGTACTCCTCCTGGACCAATCGGATCGGTGCAACTGGAATTGTCATTGGCTCTCTGTTAATTCTGTTCGGCTTACTTACTCCTTTGATGCTCTACTTTATGAATGCCCCGGCAGTCAGTGTCGTAGGAGCCAGCATTTTCGCTGTAGCCGGAGGGACTGTCCTCACTTACGGTGCTTTGACGATGGATACGAAAAAGAAATTTGCTATGAACCGGATCCGGGCACTGCTTTACACTGCCGCCGTTGGACTTGTGCTGTTCGGTATTTTCGCAGCCGGCACATCCGGTTTTGCTACGAACGAAGCCTTTATTGCAGTAGCTGCATCCATGTCATTCCTGTTAGGCGGTGTTGGCTTATTCCTGGCTCTTTTCTTTACGGGAAACGATCGCAGAAAAAAGCAGTAG
- a CDS encoding DUF4181 domain-containing protein, giving the protein MTSTPTMWFFLAIVVMVFVFYSIEYLLRRKLGNTQNIFKWEFNKPKPRHHILTEFVIMGVFILSMFINLTTVMINPMYVVLPFFFILLTYRGVMELKINPGEKEHIIAFFWVGAVFIVTVIIYLMEPHLPTEIFFTDPWE; this is encoded by the coding sequence ATGACTTCTACACCTACAATGTGGTTTTTTCTTGCAATCGTTGTTATGGTTTTTGTTTTTTACAGTATTGAATACCTGCTACGCAGAAAACTCGGCAATACCCAAAACATCTTTAAATGGGAGTTCAATAAACCGAAACCAAGGCACCATATCCTTACGGAATTTGTCATCATGGGTGTCTTTATTTTAAGTATGTTCATTAATTTAACCACAGTTATGATTAACCCCATGTATGTTGTGCTCCCGTTTTTCTTCATTCTTCTCACATACAGAGGCGTGATGGAATTAAAGATCAATCCCGGAGAAAAAGAGCACATTATTGCGTTCTTCTGGGTTGGAGCTGTATTTATAGTCACTGTTATTATCTATCTTATGGAACCGCACCTTCCAACGGAGATTTTCTTTACGGATCCATGGGAATGA
- a CDS encoding GTP-binding protein, translated as MRKIPVTILSGYLGAGKTTILNNILANRENLRVAVIVNDMSEINVDADLVENGGFKRTEEKLVEMSNGCICCTLREDLLVEVEALVKQGDIDHIVIESTGISEPVPVAQTFSYIDEETGIDLTRFCYVNNMVTVVDTYRFWDDFSSGDTLLDRAEALGEDDQREVVDLLIDQIEFCNVLIMNKTDMVDDQKVDELEVVLRRLQPDAELIKTNYGKISVSQLLNETRFDFEKASSSAGWIKELQSPEHTPETEEYGISSFVYRRRLPFHSGRLAEWLNALPKEVVRAKGIIWCATHNHYALLLSQTGPSISINPVAYWVATLAESEQQQYLQANPKLEEEWDPEFGDRKTELVIIGVKLDQKKIEAQLDRCLLTPEEYVSDWSELFNPFEEEQVKN; from the coding sequence ATGAGAAAAATCCCTGTTACTATACTTAGCGGCTATCTTGGTGCGGGTAAGACGACCATTTTGAACAATATTCTCGCAAACCGGGAAAATCTCCGGGTAGCGGTAATTGTAAATGACATGAGTGAAATTAATGTGGATGCAGATCTTGTTGAAAATGGCGGATTCAAACGGACAGAAGAAAAGCTGGTAGAGATGTCAAACGGGTGTATTTGCTGTACCCTTCGCGAAGACCTCCTCGTGGAAGTAGAAGCCCTGGTAAAGCAGGGAGACATTGATCACATTGTTATCGAATCAACGGGGATCAGTGAACCTGTACCGGTGGCTCAGACGTTTTCATACATTGATGAAGAAACAGGGATTGACCTGACACGCTTTTGCTATGTGAACAATATGGTTACCGTTGTAGACACGTATCGCTTCTGGGATGACTTCTCATCCGGTGACACGCTGCTGGACAGGGCTGAGGCACTCGGTGAAGACGATCAGCGTGAAGTGGTGGATCTTCTGATTGATCAGATTGAGTTTTGCAACGTCCTGATTATGAACAAAACAGATATGGTTGACGATCAAAAAGTTGATGAGCTTGAAGTTGTTCTTCGCAGGCTTCAACCTGACGCTGAACTGATTAAAACAAACTATGGAAAAATCAGTGTGAGTCAATTACTCAATGAGACACGCTTCGATTTTGAGAAAGCAAGCAGCTCTGCAGGGTGGATTAAAGAGCTTCAGTCACCTGAACATACACCGGAAACAGAGGAGTATGGTATCTCAAGTTTCGTTTACAGAAGAAGGCTGCCTTTTCATTCAGGGAGGCTTGCTGAATGGCTTAACGCTCTCCCAAAAGAAGTAGTCCGTGCAAAAGGAATCATATGGTGTGCGACACATAACCACTATGCACTGCTCCTCTCGCAGACAGGTCCGTCCATCTCCATAAATCCGGTTGCTTACTGGGTTGCCACACTGGCTGAATCAGAACAACAGCAGTATTTACAAGCCAACCCAAAACTTGAGGAAGAGTGGGATCCGGAATTCGGGGACAGAAAAACAGAGCTTGTAATCATAGGAGTCAAACTCGATCAGAAGAAAATAGAAGCACAACTGGATCGTTGTCTTTTAACCCCCGAGGAATACGTGTCCGACTGGAGTGAGCTTTTCAACCCCTTTGAAGAAGAACAGGTGAAGAACTGA
- a CDS encoding PadR family transcriptional regulator: protein MSGTISTDIIRGNTVTIILNILRQGDSYGYEIYKSIIALSDNEYELKEATLYTAFRRLEKEGFISSYWGDETQGGRRKYYRITDEGKKRYEQNVKDWLFAQKVLDKLIKGEISHGKS from the coding sequence ATGAGTGGAACAATATCCACCGATATTATTCGCGGAAATACAGTGACCATTATTTTAAACATACTCCGGCAGGGAGACAGCTACGGATATGAAATTTATAAATCCATCATTGCATTGAGTGACAATGAGTACGAGTTAAAGGAGGCGACGCTCTACACCGCTTTTCGAAGACTGGAGAAAGAAGGGTTCATCAGTTCTTACTGGGGAGATGAAACCCAGGGAGGAAGAAGGAAATATTACCGGATTACCGATGAGGGAAAAAAACGCTATGAACAGAACGTAAAAGACTGGCTTTTTGCACAAAAAGTTCTCGATAAATTAATTAAGGGAGAGATCAGCCATGGAAAATCGTGA
- a CDS encoding kanamycin nucleotidyltransferase C-terminal domain-containing protein: MLSYPVKTTREEKMSMIQKVKDRLLDTYGEQILAIGVYGSVGRNEEGPFSDIEMHVVTKHGFTLENYEFIYGKFKIELSVRQKSDFFKRARLIDDSWSIKAGVFTGILPLFDPQGLFEEVKEMPMQVPESVIKETMREFMIWEPYETMGKIRNQYEEGNYHYLPMGARDLVWQTAKLIGLANRHIYTTRAKTFEESLTLPYRPEGYRELAVLVMEGTLHDRETVYQHCECLWTGLNEWYEELGITYMETSLPF, translated from the coding sequence TTGCTTTCATACCCGGTGAAGACCACGAGAGAAGAAAAAATGTCCATGATCCAAAAGGTCAAAGACAGGTTACTCGATACATATGGGGAACAGATTCTTGCAATCGGAGTCTATGGTTCCGTTGGCAGGAACGAAGAAGGTCCTTTTTCAGACATTGAAATGCATGTTGTCACAAAGCATGGTTTTACACTTGAAAACTATGAGTTTATTTACGGCAAATTTAAAATTGAGCTGAGTGTACGTCAAAAAAGTGACTTCTTTAAACGTGCCCGGCTCATTGACGACTCATGGTCGATTAAAGCAGGCGTTTTCACCGGCATTTTGCCGCTCTTTGACCCGCAAGGTCTGTTTGAGGAAGTGAAGGAGATGCCTATGCAGGTCCCCGAATCTGTTATAAAAGAAACAATGCGTGAGTTTATGATCTGGGAGCCTTATGAAACGATGGGTAAAATCAGAAATCAGTATGAGGAGGGAAATTACCATTACCTTCCCATGGGTGCCAGGGATCTCGTCTGGCAGACAGCAAAATTAATCGGTCTTGCCAACCGGCACATCTACACCACCAGAGCGAAAACCTTTGAGGAATCTCTTACTCTTCCATACAGGCCAGAAGGCTACAGGGAACTGGCTGTACTTGTTATGGAAGGCACGCTCCATGACCGGGAAACAGTTTATCAGCACTGCGAATGCC
- a CDS encoding carboxymuconolactone decarboxylase family protein: protein MNQDVLYTKSSIGRLEELKSLAPESYDAFMKVNNKALASETLTAKQKELIAVAVAHTTGCAYCIELHIANVKEQEASKEEVAEAIMVASALKAGSALAHSVNALNAFDGKGQDELYKGAYFERLREFAEINGETTQAFMDFDKEVMSEGHLTVKEKELIAVAVAHTTGCAYCINIHTKGAKKAEATFKEISEAIMVATTLKAGSALAHGINALNAYDR from the coding sequence ATGAATCAGGATGTGCTGTACACAAAATCATCGATCGGACGGCTGGAGGAGCTGAAAAGTCTTGCACCGGAGTCTTATGATGCGTTTATGAAAGTAAACAACAAAGCGCTCGCTTCCGAAACCCTTACGGCAAAGCAAAAAGAACTCATTGCTGTAGCGGTTGCCCACACTACGGGATGTGCGTACTGCATTGAGCTTCACATTGCCAATGTAAAAGAACAGGAAGCTTCCAAAGAAGAAGTAGCCGAAGCGATTATGGTTGCTTCTGCCCTAAAAGCAGGTTCGGCTTTAGCTCACAGCGTGAACGCGTTGAATGCCTTTGATGGAAAAGGTCAGGATGAACTGTATAAAGGGGCGTACTTTGAGAGGCTGAGAGAGTTTGCTGAAATTAACGGAGAAACCACACAGGCATTTATGGACTTCGACAAGGAGGTGATGAGTGAAGGGCATCTGACGGTAAAGGAAAAAGAACTGATTGCCGTCGCCGTCGCTCATACTACCGGTTGTGCATACTGCATCAACATTCACACAAAAGGGGCAAAAAAGGCAGAAGCCACGTTTAAGGAAATTTCCGAAGCGATCATGGTCGCCACAACGCTGAAAGCAGGTTCCGCACTTGCCCATGGTATTAATGCGTTAAATGCCTATGACCGCTGA
- the sufU gene encoding Fe-S cluster assembly sulfur transfer protein SufU: MLDDLYRQLIMDHARYRRNHRKGGNEHLHYKNPTCGDVMTLYWTINKDNVIEDVSFTGEGCSISMASCSMMTVLVRGKHVTEVNQMKEAMEQLIRNGVPPTDQEIDLGDALSLEGVHKLKARHNCALMPWQALDRAFFRE, translated from the coding sequence ATGCTTGATGATTTATACAGACAGCTCATCATGGATCATGCCAGGTACAGAAGAAACCACCGTAAAGGCGGCAACGAGCATTTGCATTATAAAAATCCCACGTGCGGAGATGTGATGACCCTTTACTGGACGATAAATAAAGACAATGTAATAGAAGATGTAAGCTTTACAGGGGAAGGATGCAGCATCAGTATGGCTTCCTGTTCAATGATGACAGTTCTGGTGCGGGGAAAACATGTAACTGAAGTAAATCAAATGAAAGAAGCAATGGAACAGCTTATAAGAAACGGAGTTCCTCCAACCGATCAGGAAATCGATTTAGGCGACGCCCTTTCTCTTGAAGGTGTTCATAAATTAAAAGCCCGCCACAACTGTGCGCTAATGCCTTGGCAGGCTCTTGACCGGGCTTTCTTTAGAGAATAA
- a CDS encoding CobW family GTP-binding protein, whose amino-acid sequence MVFKRPERIPVSILTGFLGSGKTTLLNEILMNEQEERIAVIVNEFGKTGIDHQLVISSEEDIYELNNGCLCCKVRTDLINTLYALIQAVEEGGHTPFDRVLIETTGLAEPAPIAQSFFFDPELSEIYHLDTIITVIDCYHFPKQMHEHEEVLKQAAFADHFILNKTDLVSEEDVKKVSNRLLAVNPGAQIQSGSHGSVVIKDLLNKFSFDLHEKRLIEPSELNSHHLDPDITAIVLTSENDMDMTAFEKWFGRIIDEKGEQMYRYKGIISAAGFEKRIVFQGVHMLFAGKAGSPWKTRGSRKSEFVIIGKDLDYEWFQSQFKTCEKSK is encoded by the coding sequence ATGGTGTTTAAGCGACCTGAACGAATCCCTGTTTCGATTTTGACAGGTTTCCTCGGGTCAGGAAAAACAACGCTGTTAAATGAAATACTAATGAACGAGCAGGAAGAACGAATCGCTGTTATTGTGAATGAGTTTGGAAAAACCGGTATTGATCATCAACTGGTGATCAGTTCGGAAGAAGACATTTATGAGTTGAATAACGGTTGTCTGTGCTGCAAAGTCCGTACAGATTTAATAAATACGTTGTATGCACTGATTCAGGCAGTGGAAGAAGGGGGACATACCCCTTTTGACCGTGTTTTAATCGAAACCACAGGCCTGGCAGAGCCTGCACCGATTGCCCAGTCCTTTTTTTTCGACCCGGAACTTTCAGAGATTTATCATTTGGACACCATTATTACCGTCATTGATTGTTATCACTTTCCAAAACAAATGCATGAGCATGAAGAGGTTCTTAAGCAGGCGGCGTTTGCAGATCATTTTATTCTAAATAAGACTGACCTAGTATCAGAGGAAGATGTTAAAAAGGTAAGTAACCGTCTGCTGGCAGTAAATCCCGGTGCGCAAATTCAGTCAGGATCTCATGGAAGTGTGGTCATAAAAGATCTGCTCAATAAGTTTTCATTTGATCTGCATGAAAAGCGGCTGATTGAACCATCCGAGCTCAATTCCCATCACCTTGATCCTGACATTACTGCCATTGTTCTGACGAGTGAAAACGATATGGACATGACTGCTTTTGAAAAATGGTTTGGCAGGATTATTGACGAAAAAGGCGAGCAGATGTACCGATACAAAGGAATTATTTCTGCTGCGGGATTTGAGAAAAGGATCGTCTTTCAAGGTGTTCATATGCTCTTTGCAGGTAAAGCAGGGTCTCCCTGGAAAACCCGCGGCAGTCGAAAAAGTGAATTTGTGATTATCGGAAAAGACCTTGACTATGAGTGGTTTCAGTCACAATTTAAAACGTGTGAAAAAAGTAAGTAA
- a CDS encoding WG repeat-containing protein produces MENDFFVPRLFPASVKTTEGTVWGYINSRGQFVFQPQFEEALDFQENGLAVVKDGGTGVINEAGEYVVAPLYSWILPFSEGRAVVMEEDGGTRVIDEEGNVLGDASYPFISPYKEGRAVYQTEAEDGSIVYGYLDLSGSPVIPAKFEYAFDFNEGKGLVQVRDGLYALIDMEGEQLQTFPYEQMNGLGDGLLSFKKTYQDKAGYVNEQGNVVIEPQFAIALPFENGRAVVNMSDGLKNLYGLIDQTGAFVIPPEYNDIRLLGSDRAAVGRAIREDVPYMGSYYAIADAGSGNILTDFFYDSVSDFRNGYSSVTQGRRSFFITKKGTRAQNLPVIDGTGILTLEGSLIRAFVDQRLSYYDRNGRLVYAQNTVIPLTDSVSIREEKYRPNKDYLVYYPQLEGMADSSAQEQVNRILRQESQVKPVPPDIQLDYSYTGDFSVTFFEKDLLVLQLNGYNYPFGAAHGMPTQTMVNVNIVTGEIYELSDLFLPGSDYIAVISDTIGMMIEAETDGYYFPDAYEGIRPDHPFYVTEDALWIYFTPYEISAFAAGFPTFKIPFADIMDLINTEGPFWKAFH; encoded by the coding sequence ATGGAGAATGATTTTTTTGTGCCCCGTTTGTTTCCTGCGTCGGTGAAAACGACTGAGGGTACGGTGTGGGGATATATAAACAGCCGTGGACAGTTCGTCTTCCAACCTCAATTTGAGGAAGCCCTCGACTTTCAGGAAAACGGGCTTGCCGTTGTGAAGGATGGTGGTACCGGGGTGATTAATGAGGCCGGGGAGTATGTGGTGGCGCCGCTTTACAGCTGGATTCTTCCATTTTCAGAAGGCCGGGCGGTGGTGATGGAGGAGGATGGCGGTACCCGAGTGATTGATGAAGAAGGGAACGTCCTTGGTGATGCTTCATATCCGTTTATCAGTCCGTACAAGGAGGGGCGAGCGGTTTATCAGACTGAGGCAGAGGATGGATCAATTGTGTACGGGTACCTTGATCTGAGCGGCAGCCCGGTGATTCCGGCAAAGTTCGAGTATGCCTTTGATTTTAATGAAGGAAAAGGCCTTGTTCAGGTAAGGGACGGCCTTTATGCTTTGATTGATATGGAGGGTGAACAGCTTCAGACTTTTCCCTATGAACAGATGAACGGGCTTGGTGACGGACTGCTTTCGTTTAAAAAGACCTATCAGGACAAGGCAGGGTATGTGAATGAGCAGGGAAACGTGGTGATCGAGCCTCAGTTTGCCATTGCCCTTCCCTTTGAGAATGGAAGGGCTGTGGTGAACATGTCTGACGGGCTGAAAAACCTGTACGGTCTGATCGATCAAACAGGCGCGTTTGTTATCCCGCCTGAGTACAATGACATTCGTTTACTCGGCAGTGACCGGGCGGCGGTTGGCAGAGCCATCCGTGAAGATGTGCCGTATATGGGGTCGTATTATGCGATCGCCGATGCCGGGAGCGGAAATATTCTTACGGACTTTTTCTATGATTCCGTAAGCGACTTCCGCAACGGGTATAGTTCCGTGACACAAGGCAGACGTTCATTTTTTATTACGAAAAAAGGGACCCGGGCACAGAACCTGCCTGTCATAGACGGTACGGGTATATTGACGCTTGAAGGATCGCTGATAAGGGCGTTTGTGGATCAGCGCCTCTCCTATTATGACCGGAACGGCAGGCTTGTATATGCCCAAAATACTGTCATTCCTCTCACAGACAGCGTGTCAATCCGTGAGGAAAAGTACAGACCGAACAAAGACTATCTTGTCTACTATCCTCAACTGGAAGGCATGGCAGACTCCTCAGCCCAGGAGCAGGTGAACCGCATTCTGAGACAGGAATCCCAGGTGAAGCCTGTACCGCCGGATATTCAGCTTGACTACAGCTATACAGGGGATTTTTCGGTCACGTTCTTCGAAAAGGATCTGCTCGTTCTGCAGCTCAACGGCTATAACTATCCATTTGGCGCCGCACACGGCATGCCCACTCAGACAATGGTAAATGTCAATATCGTAACGGGCGAGATCTATGAGCTGAGTGATTTATTTTTACCCGGAAGTGATTATATAGCGGTCATTAGTGATACTATCGGAATGATGATTGAAGCCGAGACCGACGGGTACTATTTCCCTGATGCATATGAGGGGATCAGGCCGGACCACCCGTTTTATGTGACGGAAGATGCGCTTTGGATTTATTTCACCCCTTATGAGATTTCCGCTTTTGCCGCAGGCTTCCCTACGTTTAAGATTCCGTTTGCAGACATCATGGATCTGATTAATACTGAAGGGCCGTTCTGGAAGGCGTTTCATTAA
- the dcd gene encoding dCTP deaminase — protein MILSDSGIKQYMQQGLLSITPITEEQIQPASVDLTLGTSFRKMNEHQVELISLNRPVQEVSFETERVIMPPQSFLLAATEQSIELPDCLSAFVEGRSSIGRMGLFIQNAGWVDPGFKGEITLELFNANKVPIELTSGRRICQLVFAEMDRPSEKPYKGKYQHQTGAVGSMIYKDMEVKNVKQKTPFDKS, from the coding sequence ATGATTTTATCGGATTCAGGAATAAAACAGTATATGCAGCAGGGACTGTTATCCATTACTCCAATAACAGAAGAGCAGATTCAACCTGCTTCTGTGGATCTGACTCTGGGGACCAGTTTCAGAAAAATGAACGAGCATCAGGTGGAGCTGATTTCACTTAACCGGCCGGTACAGGAAGTTTCCTTTGAAACTGAACGTGTGATCATGCCCCCTCAATCATTTCTTCTAGCTGCAACGGAACAGTCCATAGAGTTACCAGACTGCCTTTCTGCATTTGTTGAAGGACGAAGCAGTATTGGGAGAATGGGGCTCTTTATTCAAAATGCGGGGTGGGTTGATCCGGGCTTTAAAGGTGAAATCACTCTTGAATTATTCAATGCAAATAAAGTACCTATTGAGCTGACTTCGGGCAGGCGCATCTGTCAGCTCGTTTTTGCAGAGATGGATCGTCCAAGTGAAAAGCCGTACAAAGGCAAGTATCAGCATCAGACCGGTGCTGTTGGCAGCATGATTTATAAGGACATGGAAGTAAAAAATGTAAAACAGAAGACCCCCTTTGACAAATCGTAA